Proteins encoded in a region of the Streptomyces sp. NBC_01298 genome:
- a CDS encoding glycosyltransferase family 4 protein: MRIVARLHGYPPRHNAGAEWMVHSQLRALVERGHDVSVWLSRYTDDKADYDLDGVQVVPLQSRLDAASAIRRADVVVSHLENVPSAGALARGYGKPLAVVCHNTHRQSFREMAGGCELAVYNSQWMKREAELFFVEYPKGVRPGGDVIVRPPVFADEYQTKPGTKVTLVNLNEEKGGRLFEKLARRMPDVEFLAVVGAYGEQIVPDLPNVEVIDHMCGHEMRDTVYGRTKILLMPSSYESWGRAGVEAMASGIPVIAHPTPGLCESLGEAGVFIDLRDADGYEMAIRKLLTSKTEYGLVSKRAKARSAELDPTPDLSAWCTAVEALA; this comes from the coding sequence ATGCGGATCGTCGCCCGGCTGCACGGCTACCCGCCGCGCCACAACGCCGGAGCCGAGTGGATGGTCCATTCCCAGCTCCGCGCGCTCGTCGAGCGGGGTCACGATGTGTCGGTGTGGCTGTCCCGCTACACGGACGACAAGGCCGACTACGACCTCGACGGTGTCCAGGTGGTGCCTCTTCAGTCCCGTCTGGACGCTGCATCCGCCATCCGCAGAGCTGATGTCGTCGTCTCTCACCTGGAGAACGTGCCGTCGGCTGGCGCGCTGGCCCGCGGGTACGGCAAGCCGCTTGCGGTGGTCTGTCACAACACCCACCGCCAGTCCTTCCGGGAAATGGCTGGGGGCTGCGAGCTGGCCGTCTACAACAGCCAGTGGATGAAGCGGGAAGCCGAGCTCTTCTTCGTCGAGTACCCGAAGGGTGTCCGTCCGGGGGGCGACGTCATCGTCCGGCCGCCGGTCTTTGCTGACGAGTACCAGACGAAGCCCGGCACGAAGGTCACCCTGGTCAACCTGAACGAGGAGAAGGGCGGCCGGCTCTTCGAGAAGCTTGCCCGACGTATGCCTGACGTCGAGTTCCTCGCGGTCGTCGGTGCATACGGCGAGCAGATCGTCCCCGACCTGCCTAACGTCGAGGTCATCGACCACATGTGCGGCCACGAGATGCGGGACACCGTCTACGGGCGGACGAAAATCCTGCTCATGCCGTCGTCCTACGAGTCCTGGGGCCGTGCGGGCGTCGAGGCCATGGCCAGCGGCATCCCGGTGATCGCGCACCCGACTCCGGGCCTATGCGAGTCCCTCGGCGAGGCCGGCGTCTTCATCGACCTGCGCGACGCGGACGGCTACGAGATGGCCATCCGTAAGCTCCTGACCAGCAAGACCGAATACGGGCTCGTCTCTAAACGGGCCAAGGCTCGCTCTGCCGAGCTGGACCCGACTCCCGATCTGTCGGCCTGGTGCACTGCCGTGGAGGCCCTGGCCTAG
- a CDS encoding phage major capsid protein, which translates to MVATNPIKTSDLSSIFLPEEIIGPIFEKSVEQSAVMALSRRVPLSMTAQTAVPVPLDVPTADWVDQAGRKPLGSGGMDVKTMSGKKLAVLIPVSMEVARSNAAGLFTQLQKDLPTAFARAFDRAAIHGKTMKGATGPFPDYLAETSKSVTIGTASQATGGIYKDIVNGMKETVDDDWDYTGTLLDHRMKPTLLGATDTTGRPIFVDTTVPGTGAALAGTLVGEPVAYSRSVSGKLRRQSGTIDTGLRGIGGDWSQTAFGVGMDITLRISDQATYVDEDGGVHSAFQENLVLLLAEAYYGFVLGDVEAFVKYLAAGGSS; encoded by the coding sequence ATGGTTGCAACGAACCCCATCAAAACGTCGGATCTCTCCTCCATCTTCCTTCCGGAAGAGATCATCGGCCCGATCTTCGAGAAGTCGGTCGAGCAGTCTGCCGTCATGGCACTGTCCCGGCGCGTGCCCCTGTCCATGACCGCGCAGACTGCGGTGCCGGTTCCGCTGGACGTGCCGACCGCTGACTGGGTCGACCAGGCCGGGCGGAAGCCGCTGGGCTCCGGCGGCATGGACGTCAAGACGATGAGCGGCAAGAAGCTCGCGGTCCTCATCCCCGTGTCCATGGAGGTCGCCCGGTCTAACGCGGCCGGCCTGTTCACGCAGCTCCAGAAGGATCTGCCGACGGCGTTCGCTCGGGCCTTCGACCGAGCAGCGATCCACGGCAAGACGATGAAGGGCGCCACTGGCCCCTTCCCTGACTACCTGGCGGAGACCTCTAAGTCAGTGACCATCGGGACGGCCTCGCAGGCGACCGGCGGCATCTACAAGGACATCGTCAATGGCATGAAGGAGACCGTCGACGACGACTGGGACTACACCGGGACCCTGCTGGACCACCGGATGAAGCCCACCCTGCTCGGTGCGACCGACACCACCGGCCGGCCGATCTTCGTCGACACCACGGTCCCCGGCACTGGCGCGGCCCTGGCCGGCACCCTGGTCGGCGAGCCGGTCGCGTACTCCCGGTCGGTGTCCGGCAAGCTCCGCCGCCAGTCCGGCACGATCGACACAGGCCTGCGCGGTATCGGCGGCGACTGGTCCCAGACCGCCTTCGGCGTCGGCATGGACATCACCCTGCGCATCAGCGACCAGGCGACCTACGTCGACGAGGACGGCGGCGTGCACTCCGCCTTCCAGGAGAACCTGGTTCTCCTGCTGGCTGAGGCCTACTACGGCTTCGTCCTGGGTGACGTCGAGGCCTTCGTCAAGTACCTGGCGGCCGGCGGCTCCTCCTGA
- a CDS encoding DUF5047 domain-containing protein yields the protein MWSVSARWDPALRGALRPAARATLYPPQGDPFVARLLSWSVTADRTAQVRRTMQAVLGPETVRGLAGVTVQGSYLQLDVGLDYLDGSSELIPQGLFRVDAEDTQRPDGGISITAYGREKVVIDDQFVSPRTMSGSSALDLIEALLLESVPTAVVVRRTIRDATVGRTTWESGRWKAVDGDDASLARSIGVEVWCDGRGRFVISDVPTLSDRPVWRVDAGAGGVLVTAAASTSVEGVYNCVVATGDASDGSVPVGPVIAQDTVATSPTRVGGPFGRRVRHYSSPLLRTSGQASGAARSLLANSLGLSKGLSFTAVPNPALEPGDVVLVDNGEDAPEHHIIDKIGLSSSGAMSCDTRSTKADEES from the coding sequence GTGTGGTCCGTTTCTGCCCGCTGGGACCCGGCACTCCGCGGCGCCCTGCGTCCGGCCGCCCGCGCGACGCTGTACCCGCCGCAGGGCGACCCGTTCGTGGCGAGGCTCCTGTCGTGGTCGGTGACCGCGGACCGCACCGCGCAGGTCCGCCGTACCATGCAGGCGGTCCTCGGCCCGGAAACCGTGCGAGGGCTCGCCGGGGTGACGGTGCAGGGCTCCTATCTGCAGCTCGACGTGGGGCTCGATTACCTCGACGGCTCGTCCGAGCTCATCCCGCAGGGCCTGTTCCGGGTCGACGCCGAGGACACACAGCGGCCCGACGGGGGCATTTCGATCACCGCCTACGGGCGGGAGAAGGTCGTCATCGACGACCAGTTCGTCAGCCCCCGTACCATGTCCGGCTCGTCCGCGCTGGACCTGATCGAGGCGTTGCTGCTTGAGAGCGTGCCCACCGCAGTCGTCGTCCGCCGCACCATCCGGGACGCGACGGTAGGCCGCACGACGTGGGAGTCAGGCCGATGGAAAGCGGTCGACGGGGACGACGCCTCCCTGGCCCGTTCCATCGGGGTGGAGGTGTGGTGCGACGGCAGGGGTCGATTCGTCATCTCCGACGTGCCGACCTTGAGCGACCGGCCCGTTTGGCGGGTGGATGCCGGCGCCGGTGGCGTGCTCGTCACCGCGGCTGCTTCCACATCCGTCGAGGGCGTCTACAACTGCGTCGTCGCCACCGGGGACGCTTCGGATGGCAGTGTGCCGGTCGGCCCGGTCATCGCACAGGACACCGTCGCGACCTCCCCGACCCGCGTTGGAGGCCCCTTCGGCCGGCGGGTCCGTCACTACTCCAGCCCCCTTCTGCGCACCTCCGGGCAGGCGTCAGGCGCGGCCCGGTCGCTGCTGGCCAACTCGCTGGGACTTTCGAAGGGGCTGTCGTTCACCGCGGTCCCGAACCCTGCTCTGGAACCGGGCGACGTCGTGCTCGTCGACAACGGCGAGGACGCACCCGAGCACCACATCATCGACAAGATCGGCCTGTCGTCCAGCGGCGCCATGTCCTGCGACACCCGCTCCACCAAAGCCGACGAGGAATCCTGA
- a CDS encoding HK97 gp10 family phage protein, protein MAARFKMSTRGVGQLLNSPMIAAEMLRRAEAIKGVGESISPVGGPGDPHSGQYKRSWYAKVERKAVGRSRKKRPVGVVGNSAYYARWVEFGTEKVHAHHVLLRAAQVGGR, encoded by the coding sequence ATGGCCGCCCGATTCAAGATGTCCACCCGGGGCGTCGGCCAGCTCCTGAACTCGCCAATGATCGCCGCCGAGATGCTTCGCCGTGCGGAGGCCATCAAGGGCGTGGGCGAGTCCATCTCACCCGTAGGTGGGCCTGGCGACCCGCACTCAGGTCAGTACAAGCGTTCCTGGTACGCCAAAGTGGAGCGCAAGGCGGTCGGCCGGTCCCGCAAGAAGCGCCCGGTCGGCGTGGTCGGGAACTCTGCCTACTACGCCCGTTGGGTGGAGTTCGGAACCGAAAAGGTTCACGCCCACCATGTGCTGTTGCGGGCCGCCCAAGTTGGGGGCCGCTGA
- a CDS encoding VG15 protein, producing the protein MAPTGSDGGRAADAQRRAQRGLTRFLMRDMRGLRRLIIPSRLEASVPEWIEAVRALVEQYGSASASLAADYYEAERVAALVTGRFTVPLVGPPPEEQVGNSLRWATKDIWERDPDDPATTEAQRQPLEVRLVQAEKKSEAVAQKLVTDQGRGTVREAVHQDRAAVGYARAAALGACAFCKLMATRGLTYKSAGSAGRDVNSKFTGDASVVKFHDNCHCQIVPVFKGQRFELSDHAREWERLYRDYAAPYPGDQLNRFRQALADHGHMPVL; encoded by the coding sequence ATGGCGCCGACGGGCTCTGACGGCGGTCGCGCGGCCGACGCTCAGCGTCGGGCCCAGCGTGGCCTGACTCGCTTCCTAATGCGTGACATGAGAGGGCTGCGTCGCTTGATCATCCCGTCGCGTCTCGAGGCGTCCGTTCCGGAGTGGATCGAAGCGGTCCGGGCGCTGGTTGAGCAGTACGGGTCCGCATCGGCCAGCCTGGCCGCCGACTACTACGAGGCTGAGCGGGTTGCGGCCCTCGTGACCGGGCGCTTTACGGTGCCTTTGGTTGGGCCGCCGCCTGAGGAGCAGGTCGGGAACAGCCTGCGCTGGGCGACCAAGGACATCTGGGAGCGAGACCCTGATGACCCCGCCACGACTGAGGCGCAGCGGCAGCCGCTTGAGGTCCGATTGGTGCAGGCTGAGAAGAAGTCCGAGGCCGTCGCGCAAAAGCTGGTGACTGACCAGGGCCGCGGCACCGTCCGGGAGGCGGTGCACCAGGACCGCGCAGCGGTGGGCTACGCCCGCGCTGCCGCCCTCGGGGCCTGCGCCTTCTGCAAGCTCATGGCCACCCGGGGCCTGACGTACAAGTCGGCCGGTTCGGCCGGTCGCGACGTCAATAGCAAGTTCACCGGTGACGCCAGTGTCGTGAAGTTCCACGACAACTGTCATTGCCAGATCGTCCCGGTGTTCAAGGGGCAGCGCTTCGAGCTGTCCGATCATGCGCGCGAGTGGGAGCGGCTCTACCGCGACTACGCCGCGCCTTATCCAGGCGATCAGCTGAACCGGTTCCGGCAGGCTCTCGCCGACCACGGGCACATGCCCGTTCTGTAA
- a CDS encoding DUF4429 domain-containing protein, whose translation MEVNGVLGSVSFDGEWITITKTPFGSRPAPMRIRAADIVATRYKLGRSLFYGYVQFVLPDRGPRSEMPLGSLVGGRPPYEDPYSLSIPRKSNEAAQELMAAVEQARPSR comes from the coding sequence ATGGAAGTCAACGGCGTGCTGGGCAGCGTCAGCTTCGACGGCGAGTGGATCACCATTACGAAGACTCCGTTTGGGTCGAGGCCGGCGCCGATGAGGATCCGAGCAGCCGACATAGTCGCGACGCGATACAAGCTGGGCCGGAGCCTCTTCTACGGCTACGTCCAGTTCGTTCTTCCAGACAGAGGGCCTCGTTCGGAGATGCCGCTGGGTTCCTTGGTTGGCGGTCGACCGCCCTACGAGGACCCGTACAGCTTGTCGATCCCCCGCAAGAGCAATGAGGCCGCCCAGGAGCTGATGGCCGCCGTCGAGCAGGCCCGTCCTAGCCGGTAA
- a CDS encoding phage tail tube protein: protein MVNITRAADLTQIGANGGGWVADVGTAAPATPLTQPAVAWKPLGCISDDGLVQGFDEDSQEFTPWGLTSPIRTQITKSLRTFKLTAWETSRTTVQSLQYRIPVADLAPVGSLTSFAETASPAPDRRAFWFAIFDGDTSRGFYIPEGEVSDRSDVTHKQDQMAGFEWTITAYPDAAGNTVYHADMVPVTPAYIGS from the coding sequence ATGGTCAACATCACCCGCGCCGCGGACCTGACTCAGATCGGCGCCAACGGCGGCGGCTGGGTCGCGGACGTCGGCACCGCAGCCCCCGCCACCCCTCTGACCCAGCCGGCTGTAGCGTGGAAGCCCCTCGGCTGCATCTCCGACGACGGTCTCGTTCAGGGCTTCGACGAGGACAGCCAGGAGTTCACCCCCTGGGGCCTGACCTCGCCGATCCGCACCCAGATCACCAAGAGCCTGCGGACGTTCAAGCTGACGGCGTGGGAGACCAGCCGCACCACGGTGCAGTCGCTGCAGTACCGCATCCCCGTCGCGGATCTCGCCCCGGTCGGCAGCCTCACCTCCTTCGCGGAGACTGCGAGCCCTGCCCCGGACCGGCGCGCCTTCTGGTTCGCGATCTTCGATGGGGACACCTCGCGCGGCTTCTACATCCCCGAGGGCGAGGTCAGCGACCGCAGCGACGTCACCCACAAGCAGGACCAGATGGCCGGCTTCGAGTGGACCATCACGGCCTACCCGGACGCCGCCGGCAACACCGTCTACCACGCCGACATGGTCCCGGTCACGCCCGCCTACATCGGGTCCTGA
- a CDS encoding phage tail termination protein, protein MAAVGSVDVELLVIQWLQAQLGSGVVVRDELDNNLLDELPTVQVERIAAGDDDGYRLDRALVDVDVYAATRGAAVTMATQIRGLLLGTLPGSTAGGAVVGRVRTLTAPGVRPYENTGLRRVGATYEIYSHPVS, encoded by the coding sequence ATGGCAGCCGTTGGCTCAGTGGATGTCGAGCTCCTCGTCATCCAGTGGCTTCAAGCGCAGCTCGGCAGCGGCGTTGTCGTCCGTGACGAGCTCGACAACAACCTGCTCGACGAGTTGCCGACGGTCCAGGTCGAGCGGATCGCGGCTGGCGACGACGACGGCTACCGGCTCGATCGGGCCCTTGTCGACGTGGACGTCTATGCCGCCACTCGCGGCGCCGCCGTGACCATGGCCACGCAGATCCGCGGCCTGCTCTTGGGCACCTTGCCCGGCTCCACCGCTGGTGGTGCAGTCGTCGGCCGGGTGAGAACGCTAACCGCCCCGGGCGTCCGCCCCTACGAGAACACCGGGCTCCGCCGCGTCGGGGCCACCTACGAGATCTACAGTCACCCGGTCTCCTGA